The Williamsia sp. DF01-3 genome has a window encoding:
- a CDS encoding IS481 family transposase, producing the protein MSHANALLAPKGRLKLATTIVVDGWTIRRAAERFQCSPTTAKKWADRYRVGGEKAMVDRSSRPHHSPGRTPSKTERRIINLRFTRRWGPHRIAYHLHLPRSTVGAVLRRFTMPLLRNLDQNTGLAVRRPTPRRYEHDAPGDLIHVDIKKLGKIPHGGGHRKLGRQEGKRNNKRQGLGYAFIHHAVDDHSRLAYSEILGDEKKETASAFWIRANAYFNLHNITVKRVLTDNGSCYRSTLFAQALGETIKHKRTRPYRPQTNGKVERFNRTLNQEWAYAHTYLSDEARAATYQHWVHEYNHHRPHTGIDGKSPIDRITVHNVPGKNS; encoded by the coding sequence ATGTCCCACGCTAATGCCTTGCTCGCTCCGAAGGGCAGATTGAAACTCGCAACAACTATCGTCGTAGACGGTTGGACGATCCGGCGAGCTGCCGAACGGTTTCAGTGCTCGCCCACCACCGCCAAGAAGTGGGCCGATCGGTACCGGGTCGGTGGCGAGAAGGCGATGGTCGACCGCTCCAGCCGCCCGCACCACAGCCCTGGACGTACCCCGAGCAAGACTGAACGGCGAATCATCAACCTGCGCTTCACACGCCGCTGGGGACCGCACCGCATCGCCTACCACCTGCACCTGCCCCGCAGCACCGTCGGCGCGGTCCTACGACGCTTCACGATGCCCTTGTTGCGGAATCTGGACCAGAACACCGGCCTGGCGGTCCGCCGACCGACACCGCGCCGATACGAGCACGACGCCCCGGGCGACCTGATCCACGTCGACATCAAAAAGCTGGGCAAGATTCCCCACGGCGGCGGACACCGCAAACTCGGACGCCAAGAAGGCAAGCGCAACAACAAACGACAGGGCCTGGGCTACGCATTCATCCACCACGCCGTCGACGACCACTCCCGGCTGGCCTACTCAGAGATCCTCGGCGACGAAAAGAAGGAGACCGCCTCAGCGTTTTGGATCCGCGCCAACGCCTACTTCAACCTTCACAACATCACCGTCAAACGAGTACTCACCGACAACGGATCCTGTTACCGCTCAACGCTATTCGCTCAAGCACTCGGCGAGACCATCAAGCACAAACGGACCCGCCCATACCGGCCGCAAACCAACGGTAAGGTTGAACGATTCAACCGAACACTCAACCAAGAATGGGCCTACGCCCACACCTACCTCTCCGACGAAGCCCGCGCCGCGACCTACCAACACTGGGTCCATGAATACAATCACCACAGACCACACACAGGCATCGACGGCAAATCACCCATCGACCGCATCACTGTGCACAACGTCCCCGGGAAGAACAGCTAG